A genomic window from Nitrospirota bacterium includes:
- the hypD gene encoding hydrogenase formation protein HypD, with protein MKNVIERIRKLMDEIGRPIKLMEVCGTHTVAIFRHGIRDVIPKAISLLSGPGCPVCVTPIRDVDIAIAVSRLDNCILSTFGDMMRVPGHKQSLFHAQAEGAHISIVYSPMDALKLATENRDKNVIFFATGFETTSPSVAGTLSEAERLGIENFFIYSAHKIVPPALRALLDSPDLKIDGLILPGHVSTIIGTGPYEFIASDYRIPSVVTGFEADDILSAILMLLEQTASGRAEVEIQYTRVVKKEGNQKAMALIEKYFEPCDANWRGIGVIPMSGLKLRDTVSNWDVSRILTVEVPDAQEPKGCQCGSVLRGIKIPTDCRLFGKGCTPEHPVGACMVSTEGSCAAYYKYSGVIKT; from the coding sequence ATGAAAAATGTCATTGAAAGAATAAGAAAGCTTATGGACGAGATAGGAAGGCCGATCAAGCTTATGGAGGTGTGCGGCACACATACGGTTGCCATATTCAGGCATGGCATCAGGGATGTTATTCCGAAGGCCATAAGCCTCCTGAGCGGCCCTGGCTGCCCTGTCTGCGTGACGCCGATAAGGGACGTGGATATCGCGATAGCGGTTTCAAGGCTCGACAACTGCATCCTCTCGACCTTCGGCGATATGATGCGGGTGCCGGGACATAAACAGTCGCTCTTTCACGCGCAGGCTGAAGGAGCGCATATCAGCATAGTCTATTCCCCGATGGATGCCCTTAAACTGGCAACCGAGAACAGGGACAAAAATGTGATTTTCTTTGCAACAGGGTTCGAGACCACATCCCCTTCTGTGGCCGGGACACTTTCCGAGGCCGAACGGCTGGGCATAGAGAATTTTTTCATTTACTCCGCGCACAAGATCGTCCCTCCCGCCCTCAGGGCGCTTCTTGATTCTCCTGACCTGAAGATCGACGGGCTTATCCTGCCCGGACATGTCAGCACCATCATCGGCACCGGCCCGTATGAATTCATCGCTTCTGACTACAGAATCCCTTCTGTTGTCACAGGGTTTGAGGCTGACGATATCCTCAGCGCCATTTTGATGCTCCTTGAGCAAACCGCATCCGGAAGGGCCGAGGTCGAGATTCAGTACACGCGCGTCGTGAAAAAAGAAGGCAACCAGAAGGCAATGGCCCTCATCGAAAAGTATTTTGAGCCGTGTGATGCGAACTGGAGGGGCATCGGGGTGATTCCCATGAGCGGATTGAAACTGCGGGATACTGTCAGCAACTGGGATGTCAGCCGCATACTGACCGTTGAAGTTCCGGACGCCCAGGAACCCAAAGGATGCCAGTGCGGCAGCGTGCTCAGGGGCATTAAGATACCGACGGACTGCCGCCTCTTCGGCAAGGGATGCACGCCGGAACACCCTGTCGGTGCCTGCATGGTGAGCACAGAGGGAAGCTGTGCAGCCTATTACAAATATTCCGGGGTGATAAAGACGTAA
- a CDS encoding 6-bladed beta-propeller has product MVKTLSGSRDMGASKSWLMKALDSLLGKEDAQEMLRPHGVYADLNRVYVTDPGSSSVHVFDLLNRQVMQIASFQKDRFISPIGIAADKTGNIYISDSLLRRVIICDREGKYLYEIGSPEYFARPAGIAIDDERIYIVDTHGHKVLVFSVKDARFLFQFGKNGTAKGEFHYPTHIFAGRDGFIYVTDSLNFRIQIFDRNGSFVSSFGKLGDGTGDLSKPKGVAVDSEGHIYVSDAHFDNVQIFDRTGRLLLVVGKSGRRKGEMSLPAGVYIDTRDRIYVADSYNRRVQIFQYLKEKN; this is encoded by the coding sequence ATGGTAAAAACCTTATCAGGCTCAAGAGATATGGGTGCGAGCAAATCCTGGCTCATGAAAGCCCTTGACAGTCTTCTCGGAAAGGAAGATGCACAGGAGATGCTGAGACCTCATGGTGTCTATGCTGACCTTAACAGAGTGTATGTAACCGACCCCGGGAGTTCTTCAGTTCACGTTTTTGACCTACTGAACAGACAGGTTATGCAGATTGCCTCATTTCAAAAAGACAGGTTCATCTCTCCGATAGGAATCGCAGCAGACAAAACCGGGAATATATACATCAGCGATTCTCTCCTCAGGAGAGTCATAATCTGTGACAGGGAGGGGAAGTATCTGTACGAGATAGGGTCACCCGAATATTTCGCAAGACCTGCCGGCATCGCGATTGATGACGAGAGAATATACATAGTCGATACTCACGGCCACAAAGTTCTCGTATTTTCTGTGAAAGATGCGAGATTCCTGTTCCAGTTCGGAAAAAATGGCACCGCCAAAGGTGAGTTCCATTATCCAACACATATCTTTGCCGGGCGGGACGGATTCATCTATGTCACCGATTCTCTCAATTTCCGCATTCAGATTTTTGATAGAAATGGCTCTTTTGTATCGTCGTTCGGAAAGCTTGGGGACGGTACAGGTGATCTGTCAAAACCCAAGGGAGTCGCGGTTGATTCTGAAGGACATATTTACGTGTCTGATGCACACTTTGACAATGTGCAGATTTTTGATCGCACCGGCAGACTCCTCCTGGTGGTAGGCAAATCAGGCAGGAGGAAAGGAGAGATGTCCCTTCCTGCCGGTGTGTATATCGACACTCGGGACAGGATTTATGTCGCGGATTCCTATAACAGAAGAGTGCAGATATTTCAATATCTGAAAGAAAAGAATTGA
- a CDS encoding pyridoxine 5'-phosphate synthase yields MMILGVNVDHVATLRQARGGIEPDPVMAVTLAILGGADGITVHLREDRRHIQDRDLRLLKEFVPVELNLEMAATKEMINIAVKTKPGMVTLVPEKRQELTTEGGLDMKSQKNHIRAAVKKIQGAGIPVSLFINPDAGDIELSRQTGADMVEIHTGMYANAQGKKQEKELARVMNAVQHGLNAGLQVNAGHGLNYFNVGNIAAIHGLRGLYIGHSIVSRAMLVGMESAVREMKELIKEASRS; encoded by the coding sequence ATTATGATATTGGGCGTGAACGTTGACCATGTGGCAACCCTGAGGCAGGCAAGGGGGGGTATTGAACCTGACCCGGTCATGGCGGTAACCCTCGCAATTCTCGGTGGCGCAGACGGGATTACGGTGCATCTCCGGGAAGACAGGCGTCATATACAGGACAGGGACCTCAGGCTGCTGAAAGAGTTTGTGCCTGTTGAACTGAACCTTGAAATGGCCGCAACAAAGGAGATGATCAACATAGCGGTGAAAACAAAACCCGGGATGGTTACGCTTGTACCTGAAAAAAGACAGGAACTGACCACAGAAGGCGGCCTTGACATGAAGTCGCAGAAAAACCATATCAGGGCAGCGGTCAAAAAGATTCAGGGAGCGGGCATTCCGGTCAGCCTGTTCATCAACCCGGATGCCGGCGATATCGAGCTCTCGAGACAGACAGGCGCTGACATGGTCGAGATTCATACCGGGATGTATGCAAATGCACAAGGGAAAAAGCAGGAAAAGGAACTGGCGCGTGTCATGAATGCGGTTCAGCATGGATTGAACGCCGGTCTTCAGGTCAATGCAGGCCACGGCCTGAATTATTTCAACGTGGGGAATATTGCTGCCATTCACGGACTCAGGGGGCTGTATATCGGGCACAGCATTGTATCACGGGCGATGCTTGTGGGAATGGAGAGCGCGGTAAGAGAAATGAAAGAACTGATAAAGGAGGCTTCAAGGAGCTGA
- a CDS encoding hydrogenase maturation protease, whose protein sequence is MTKKILILCCGYMYGCDNAFGYHVFKVLEKMPLPQNVDLMEVGLSACMIPHVMVEKDKLVIVDVFDHSKEAPGTIMRLKTEELPLKFDLKKDPAKVHLVETLEHMQLTGYCPETVFIGVVPKNMQIESEQLTHEIQSKIPEVIDLILKEID, encoded by the coding sequence ATGACAAAGAAAATTCTTATCCTCTGTTGCGGATATATGTATGGATGCGATAATGCGTTTGGATATCATGTCTTTAAAGTTTTGGAAAAGATGCCCTTGCCTCAGAACGTGGATTTGATGGAAGTCGGTTTGTCAGCATGTATGATCCCGCATGTCATGGTAGAGAAGGATAAACTGGTCATAGTTGATGTCTTTGATCATAGTAAAGAGGCCCCGGGAACCATTATGCGCCTGAAAACGGAAGAGTTGCCGCTGAAATTCGATCTCAAGAAAGATCCCGCGAAGGTACATCTTGTTGAAACTCTGGAACACATGCAGTTAACCGGATACTGTCCCGAGACTGTCTTTATCGGTGTTGTCCCTAAAAATATGCAAATTGAATCTGAACAGTTGACCCATGAAATTCAGAGTAAAATCCCTGAAGTTATCGATTTGATCTTAAAGGAAATCGATTAA
- a CDS encoding (Fe-S)-binding protein, translated as MQCGFPSCEEFIAAVRTGTKNPRDCSFISRNRAYAFEAVQKMGELWPEVPLLFHPRPGFTGLLALNNPDDTSMVIVTGNNEYTEQVLMTVFSTTECPFFLLFIDTGGNTVDMSMVYQTLTAERISNGLEHAGIMKRKSTGTLIIPGLAASLGPDVEKLTGWRINVGPVCAAELPLFLSDIWIPPL; from the coding sequence ATGCAATGCGGGTTTCCTTCCTGTGAAGAATTCATTGCTGCGGTCCGAACCGGAACAAAAAACCCCCGGGACTGTTCTTTCATCAGCAGAAACAGGGCCTATGCGTTTGAGGCGGTTCAGAAAATGGGCGAATTGTGGCCCGAGGTGCCGCTTCTGTTCCATCCGAGGCCGGGCTTTACCGGGCTTCTTGCGCTGAATAATCCGGATGATACGTCCATGGTTATCGTTACCGGGAACAATGAATATACCGAACAGGTACTCATGACTGTCTTCAGCACCACCGAATGCCCGTTTTTTCTTCTCTTTATCGATACCGGGGGAAACACGGTGGACATGTCGATGGTGTATCAGACCTTAACTGCCGAGAGGATTTCCAATGGACTGGAACACGCAGGAATAATGAAAAGAAAATCCACGGGAACATTAATCATCCCGGGCCTTGCAGCCTCACTCGGGCCCGATGTCGAAAAACTGACCGGATGGCGCATAAATGTGGGGCCGGTATGCGCTGCTGAACTGCCCCTGTTTCTTTCTGATATCTGGATTCCCCCGTTGTAA
- the hypE gene encoding hydrogenase expression/formation protein HypE: MERILLGHGSGGRLMYQLIKEHFVPEFHLKVLNDSAVLGVAKQGKIAFSTDSYVVSPIFFPGGDIGELAVYGTVNDLSMVGAKPLYMTAGLILEEGFPLDDLKKILGSMADAAKKAGIKIVGGDTKVVNKGKADGIFINTSGVGVIGKGVNISPLKVRPKDKVIVSGPIGNHGISVIAKRNGLTFNPPVLSDTAPLNGLVSEMLRKTKKIHAMRDPTRGGLATTLKEIAVDSGYCIVLEERAIPVPPGVKGACELLGLDPLYVANEGILIAIVDHSVADSLVQTMKKHPVGKGTRIIGEVQKSPTGMVLLKTAIGGTRIVEMLSGDQLPRIC, translated from the coding sequence ATGGAAAGGATACTTCTCGGTCATGGCAGCGGCGGAAGGCTGATGTATCAGCTGATTAAAGAGCATTTTGTACCGGAGTTCCACCTGAAGGTACTGAACGACTCAGCGGTGCTGGGAGTGGCCAAACAGGGGAAAATCGCCTTTTCGACAGATTCATATGTCGTGTCCCCCATCTTTTTCCCCGGGGGAGATATCGGCGAGCTTGCAGTGTACGGCACAGTGAACGACCTTTCCATGGTGGGAGCAAAACCTCTGTATATGACCGCAGGTCTGATTCTGGAAGAGGGTTTCCCTCTTGATGACCTGAAAAAGATCCTCGGTTCCATGGCGGATGCAGCCAAAAAGGCAGGAATAAAAATTGTCGGCGGAGACACGAAGGTTGTCAATAAAGGCAAGGCAGACGGCATATTTATCAATACCTCGGGGGTCGGGGTGATAGGAAAAGGTGTGAATATCTCACCCCTGAAGGTACGGCCAAAAGATAAGGTCATTGTGAGCGGGCCGATCGGCAATCACGGGATATCTGTTATTGCCAAGAGAAACGGGCTGACATTCAATCCACCCGTTCTCAGCGATACCGCACCCCTCAACGGACTTGTGAGCGAAATGCTCAGAAAGACCAAGAAGATACATGCCATGCGGGACCCTACAAGGGGAGGTCTGGCGACAACACTCAAGGAGATAGCCGTGGATTCAGGGTACTGCATTGTGCTGGAAGAGCGCGCTATCCCTGTTCCGCCGGGAGTGAAAGGCGCTTGCGAACTGCTCGGACTTGATCCGCTCTATGTGGCAAATGAAGGGATACTGATCGCAATCGTAGACCATTCGGTTGCAGATTCCCTCGTCCAGACCATGAAAAAACATCCGGTCGGCAAAGGGACCCGCATCATCGGAGAAGTGCAGAAATCTCCCACGGGCATGGTATTGCTGAAAACTGCAATCGGCGGGACGAGGATTGTCGAGATGCTTTCAGGCGACCAGCTTCCGAGAATCTGCTGA
- a CDS encoding tetratricopeptide repeat protein, with translation MDTDKLIQLSFQYYHAGNFEEAQQTCLEILKDQPDNEQIIYLLGIIYVQLEEYDLAEQYFEKLLQVDKDNADAYLALGAIYHKQRLFDKAVSCYRKVIESDAECAEVHENLGDIFRETQYFDEAINYYKKALHLNPNAPEVWCSLGDIYKARKQFDLATFHYRSALRYKSDYAEVYSNLGSIFHEQRRLDEAIRYYQKALEINSNHIDAGINLQNASLEKKELEETLRFYQYWLDVAMTLGFLKVEMLINAFINKFYFKILHVQYYPDLFCYDKSPFSLKRRILESILKDNEKIRDVDNLLGDLDRLSTIREYHEKNTVTLISQYHKNSANTSYRISHAINAFEKMHREFMIIASRIENELVNALNS, from the coding sequence ATGGATACTGATAAATTAATACAACTATCATTTCAGTATTATCACGCAGGGAATTTTGAAGAAGCTCAACAGACCTGCCTGGAAATACTGAAAGATCAACCAGACAATGAACAAATAATATATCTTCTTGGAATTATATACGTTCAGCTTGAAGAATATGATTTGGCAGAGCAGTATTTCGAGAAGCTGCTTCAGGTTGATAAAGATAATGCTGACGCCTATCTCGCATTGGGAGCGATTTATCACAAACAAAGGCTTTTTGACAAAGCTGTTAGTTGCTACAGAAAGGTAATCGAGAGTGATGCTGAATGTGCTGAAGTACATGAAAACCTAGGTGATATCTTCAGGGAGACACAGTATTTTGATGAAGCTATCAACTATTACAAGAAAGCTCTTCACCTGAACCCCAACGCTCCTGAAGTATGGTGCAGTCTGGGGGATATTTATAAAGCGAGGAAACAGTTTGATCTCGCGACTTTTCATTACCGGTCTGCGTTAAGATATAAATCTGATTATGCCGAAGTTTATAGCAATCTTGGAAGCATTTTTCATGAGCAAAGACGATTGGATGAAGCGATACGTTATTATCAGAAGGCCCTGGAAATTAATTCAAACCATATTGATGCCGGTATAAATCTCCAAAATGCTTCTCTTGAGAAAAAAGAGCTTGAAGAGACACTGCGATTTTATCAATATTGGTTAGACGTTGCTATGACGCTGGGATTCTTGAAAGTTGAAATGCTGATTAATGCCTTTATCAACAAATTCTATTTCAAGATATTACACGTGCAATACTATCCTGATCTTTTCTGCTATGACAAATCTCCTTTTAGCTTAAAACGCCGAATATTAGAAAGTATCCTCAAAGACAATGAGAAGATTCGTGATGTTGACAATTTATTAGGAGACTTAGATCGGCTCTCCACGATCAGAGAATATCATGAAAAAAACACGGTTACTCTTATATCCCAATACCATAAAAATAGCGCAAACACTAGTTATAGAATATCTCATGCAATAAATGCCTTTGAAAAAATGCACCGTGAATTTATGATAATTGCATCAAGAATTGAAAATGAGCTTGTAAATGCCTTAAATTCTTAG
- a CDS encoding cytochrome c3 family protein has protein sequence MDGFSKLCLSCHDGTVAIGSVISKEDQIETTPDFITEGDAGYLGTDLSGGHPVSIVYDLALVNERNRETDLLHLNWPIRRGRDQSSGTDPDVRLYPTQGDFGVQCTSCHDPHGGKGNPDAPPFWRKTTYDEVCLVCHMP, from the coding sequence GTGGATGGGTTCTCAAAATTATGCCTCAGCTGCCATGATGGAACAGTTGCCATAGGATCAGTCATAAGCAAGGAAGACCAGATAGAAACTACGCCGGATTTTATTACAGAAGGAGACGCAGGCTATCTTGGCACAGATCTGTCGGGCGGACATCCTGTTTCAATTGTTTATGATCTGGCGTTGGTAAATGAACGAAACAGGGAAACAGATCTCCTTCATCTGAACTGGCCGATAAGAAGGGGTAGAGATCAAAGCAGCGGCACAGATCCTGATGTCAGGCTGTACCCCACTCAGGGTGATTTCGGTGTGCAGTGCACTTCATGCCATGATCCTCACGGAGGAAAGGGCAATCCCGATGCACCGCCTTTCTGGCGCAAAACAACATATGATGAGGTATGCCTGGTCTGTCATATGCCATAA
- a CDS encoding cytochrome c3 family protein, translated as MKRTQKYLGIIIVVCLILVTVPTFLRSESLTTSPHGDRSKLPKGCNSCHKGHGILNTPMLSVERDLFCFRCHGESANVEATRNEGDLAQNTKAANLQREFLKSYRHPVENKGIHKYGEIMPENDPSAQRHSECGDCHHHHYVQTENKTAGIKGVNAQGLIIDQITFEYELCFKCHSYSANLPGNQRNLAEIFSVANPSYHPVISQGKNMDVPSLIPPLTTSDMIKCSACHNNDDPLGPQGPHASIYSMILSKNFTTSDGTEGPFQYELCYSCHRRESILGNESFIYHNIHIATVGTSCRTCHTPHGSTVYTHLMDFDNISITQSSGGRLEFIDLGSKAGECYLTCHGRDHNPSSYPASQQPTRID; from the coding sequence ATGAAAAGGACTCAAAAATATCTCGGAATAATTATTGTTGTGTGCCTCATTCTGGTAACAGTACCAACTTTTCTTCGTTCAGAATCCTTAACCACAAGTCCTCATGGTGACAGAAGCAAACTGCCCAAGGGATGCAACAGCTGCCATAAAGGACACGGCATATTGAATACTCCTATGCTCTCTGTTGAAAGGGATTTGTTCTGCTTCCGCTGCCATGGGGAAAGCGCTAATGTCGAAGCTACCAGGAACGAAGGAGACCTTGCCCAGAATACCAAAGCAGCAAATCTCCAGAGGGAATTCCTGAAATCCTACCGTCATCCGGTTGAAAATAAAGGCATTCATAAATACGGTGAGATCATGCCCGAAAATGATCCCTCTGCGCAGAGGCATTCAGAATGCGGGGATTGTCATCACCATCATTATGTCCAGACTGAAAATAAAACTGCAGGGATTAAAGGAGTGAATGCTCAAGGGCTCATTATCGACCAGATTACGTTCGAATACGAGCTCTGCTTCAAATGCCATTCGTACAGTGCGAATCTTCCGGGCAATCAGAGAAACCTTGCAGAAATATTTTCAGTGGCGAATCCCTCCTATCACCCTGTCATCTCCCAGGGGAAAAATATGGACGTGCCAAGCCTGATTCCGCCTTTAACCACATCTGACATGATTAAATGTTCAGCATGCCATAACAATGATGATCCCCTGGGGCCACAAGGTCCTCATGCTTCCATCTACAGCATGATATTATCCAAAAATTTTACTACTTCAGACGGAACTGAGGGCCCTTTTCAATACGAACTTTGCTACAGTTGCCACAGACGGGAGAGCATTCTCGGGAATGAAAGCTTTATTTATCATAATATTCATATTGCAACAGTTGGAACTTCCTGCAGGACATGCCATACACCTCATGGCAGCACTGTATATACCCATCTTATGGATTTTGATAATATTTCAATCACACAGTCAAGCGGGGGCAGGCTCGAATTTATCGATTTGGGCAGCAAGGCTGGCGAGTGTTATCTTACCTGTCATGGAAGAGACCACAACCCATCATCTTATCCGGCAAGTCAGCAACCAACTCGAATAGATTAG